A section of the Meles meles chromosome 8, mMelMel3.1 paternal haplotype, whole genome shotgun sequence genome encodes:
- the ST14 gene encoding suppressor of tumorigenicity 14 protein isoform X1: protein MKSNRARKGGGGSKELRAGLKYSSRPESMNGIEEGVEFLPVNNTKKVEKRGPKRWVVLVAVLVGLFLLSLVACFLVWHFQYRNVRVQKVFNGYLRITNENFLDAYENSSSTEFANLANKVKEALKVLYSGVPSLGPYHKKSAVTAFSEGSIIAYYWSEFSIPKYLVEEAERAMAEERVVTLPPRARALSSFVLTSVVAFPTDPRTVQTAQDNSCSFALHARSGELTRFTTPGFPDSPYPARARCQWTLRGDADSVLRLTFHSFDVASCDDRGSDLVMVYDTLSPVEPRAVVQLCGTYPPSYNLTFFSSQNVLLVTLITNTERRHPGFEATFSQLSKLSSCGGSLRGTHGTFSSPYYPGHYPPNMNCTWDIQVPNNQNVKVLFKLFYLVEPNIPPGSCPKDYVEVNGEKYCGERPQFVVTSKSSKITVRFHSDQSYTDTGFLAEYLSYDSSDPCPGKFMCNTGRCIRNELRCDGWADCTDYSDELNCQCNATYQFMCKNKLCKPLFWLCDSVNDCGDNSDELECSCPAQTFRCGNGKCLPQNQQCDGTDNCGDGSDEAMCDLVRTVACTKHTYRCHNGLCLSKRNPECDGKKDCSDGSDEKDCDCGLRSFTRQSRVVGGTNADEGEWPWQVSLHVQSQGHVCGASIISPNWMVSAAHCFIDDRDFRYSDHKMWTAFLGLHDQSKRSATGVQEIGLKRIITHPFFNDFTFDYDIAVLELEKPAEYSSTVRPICLPESSHTFPAGKAIWVTGWGHTQEGGSSALILQKGEIRVINQTTCESLLPQQITPRMMCVGYLSGGVDACQGDSGGPLSSVEADGRIFQAGVVSWGDGCAQRDKPGVYTRLSEFRDWIKEQTGV from the exons AGCATGAACGGCATTGAGGAAGGCGTGGAGTTCTTGCCAGTCAACAACACCAAGAAGGTTGAGAAGCGGGGCCCGAAGCGTTGGGTGGTGCTGGTGGCCGTGCTGGTCGGCTTATTCTTGCTTTCTCTCGTGGCCTGTTTCCTGGTGTGGCACTTCCAGT ACAGGAACGTGCGAGTTCAGAAGGTCTTCAATGGCTACTTGAGGATCACAAATGAGAACTTTCTGGATGCCTATGAGAACTCCAGCTCCACAGAGTTTGCAAACCTGGCCAACAAGGTGAAGGAAGCG cTGAAGGTGCTATACAGTGGGGTGCCATCCCTGGGCCCCTACCACAAGAAGTCGGCTGTGACTGCTTTCAG TGAGGGCAGCATCATTGCCTACTACTGGTCCGAGTTCAGCATCCCCAAGTACCTGGTGGAGGAGGCCGAGCGCGCCATGGCCGAGGAGCGTGTGGTCACTCTGccgccccgcgcccgcgcccTCAGCTCCTTTGTGCTGACCTCCGTGGTGGCCTTCC CCACTGACCCCAGAACAGTACAGACCGCCCAGGACA ACAGCTGCAGCTTCGCCCTGCACGCCCGGAGCGGGGAGCTGACCCGCTTCACCACGCCCGGCTTCCCCGACAGCCCGTACCCGGCTCGGGCCCGCTGCCAGTGGACCCTGCGGGGGGATGCCGACTCCGTGCTGAGACTCACCTTCCACAGCTTTGATGTCGCGTCCTGTGACGACCGTGGCAGTGACCTGGTCATGGTGTACGACACCCTGAGCCCCGTGGAGCCCCGTGCTGTGGTGCA GCTGTGTGGCACCTACCCGCCCTCCTACAACCTGACCTTCTTCTCCTCCCAGAACGTCCTGCTCGTCACGCTGATCACCAACACCGAGCGGCGACACCCTGGCTTTGAGGCCACGTTCTCCCAGCTGTCCAAGCTGAGCA GCTGTGGAGGCTCCCTACGTGGCACCCACGGGACATTTAGCAGCCCCTACTATCCAGGCCACTACCCACCCAACATGAACTGCACGTGGGACATCCAG GTGCCCAACAACCAAAATGTGAAAGTGCTCTTCAAGCTTTTCTACTTGGTGGAGCCCAACATTCCCCCGGGCTCCTGCCCCAAGGACTACGTGGAAGTCAACGGGGAGAA GTACTGCGGAGAGAGGCCCCAGTTCGTGGTCACCAGCAAGAGCAGCAAGATCACTGTGCGCTTCCACTCGGATCAGTCCTACACCGACACGGGCTTCCTGGCCGAGTACCTCTCCTACGATTCCAGTGACC CATGCCCGGGCAAGTTCATGTGTAACACCGGGAGGTGTATCCGGAACGAGCTGCGCTGTGACGGCTGGGCTGACTGCACGGACTACAGTGACGAGCTCAACTGCC AGTGCAACGCCACCTACCAGTTCATGTGCAAGAACAAGCTTTGCAAGCCCCTCTTCTGGTTGTGTGACAGCGTCAATGACTGTGGGGACAACAGCGACGAGCTGGAGTGCA GCTGTCCAGCTCAGACCTTCAGGTGTGGCAATGGGAAGTGCCTCCCCCAGAACCAGCAGTGTGACGGGACTGACAACTGTGGCGATGGCTCCGATGAGGCCATGTGTGACCTCG TGAGAACCGTTGCCTGCACCAAACACACCTATCGCTGCCACAATGGGCTCTGTTTGAGCAAGAGAAACCCTGAGTGTGATGGGAAGAAGGACTGTAGTGACGGCTCAGATGAGAAGGATTGTG ACTGTGGGCTGCGGTCATTCACCAGGCAGTCTCGGGTGGTCGGGGGCACGAATGCAGACGAAGGTGAGTGGCCCTGGCAGGTCAGCCTCCATGTCCAGAGCCAGGGCCATGTGTGCGGGGCTTCGATCATCTCTCCCAACTGGATGGTGTCGGCAGCTCACTGCTTCATCGATGACAGAGATTTCAG GTACTCTGACCACAAAATGTGGACCGCCTTCCTGGGCCTGCACGACCAGAGCAAGCGCAGCGCCACTGGGGTGCAAGAAATTGGGCTCAAGCGCATCATCACCCACCCTTTCTTCAATGACTTCACCTTCGACTATGACATTGCAGTGTTGGAGCTGGAGAAGCCAGCCGAGTACAGCAGCACAGTGAGGCCCATCTGCCTGCCGGAATCCTCACACACCTTCCCTGCCGGCAAGGCCATCTGGGTCACGGGCTGGGGCCACACCCAGGAAGGAG GCTCAAGCGCGCTGATCCTGCAGAAGGGCGAGATCCGCGTCATCAACCAGACGACCtgtgagagcctgcttccgcaGCAGATCACCCCCCGCATGATGTGCGTGGGCTACCTCAGCGGCGGCGTGGACGCCTGCCAg GGCGACTCCGGGGGCCCCCTGTCCAGCGTGGAAGCCGACGGGAGGATTTTCCAGGCTGGTGTGGTGAGCTGGGGTGATGGCTGCGCTCAGAGGGACAAGCCCGGCGTTTACACAAGGCTCTCTGAATTTCGGGACTGGATTAAAGAGCAGACTGGGGTGTAG
- the ST14 gene encoding suppressor of tumorigenicity 14 protein isoform X2 — translation MNGIEEGVEFLPVNNTKKVEKRGPKRWVVLVAVLVGLFLLSLVACFLVWHFQYRNVRVQKVFNGYLRITNENFLDAYENSSSTEFANLANKVKEALKVLYSGVPSLGPYHKKSAVTAFSEGSIIAYYWSEFSIPKYLVEEAERAMAEERVVTLPPRARALSSFVLTSVVAFPTDPRTVQTAQDNSCSFALHARSGELTRFTTPGFPDSPYPARARCQWTLRGDADSVLRLTFHSFDVASCDDRGSDLVMVYDTLSPVEPRAVVQLCGTYPPSYNLTFFSSQNVLLVTLITNTERRHPGFEATFSQLSKLSSCGGSLRGTHGTFSSPYYPGHYPPNMNCTWDIQVPNNQNVKVLFKLFYLVEPNIPPGSCPKDYVEVNGEKYCGERPQFVVTSKSSKITVRFHSDQSYTDTGFLAEYLSYDSSDPCPGKFMCNTGRCIRNELRCDGWADCTDYSDELNCQCNATYQFMCKNKLCKPLFWLCDSVNDCGDNSDELECSCPAQTFRCGNGKCLPQNQQCDGTDNCGDGSDEAMCDLVRTVACTKHTYRCHNGLCLSKRNPECDGKKDCSDGSDEKDCDCGLRSFTRQSRVVGGTNADEGEWPWQVSLHVQSQGHVCGASIISPNWMVSAAHCFIDDRDFRYSDHKMWTAFLGLHDQSKRSATGVQEIGLKRIITHPFFNDFTFDYDIAVLELEKPAEYSSTVRPICLPESSHTFPAGKAIWVTGWGHTQEGGSSALILQKGEIRVINQTTCESLLPQQITPRMMCVGYLSGGVDACQGDSGGPLSSVEADGRIFQAGVVSWGDGCAQRDKPGVYTRLSEFRDWIKEQTGV, via the exons ATGAACGGCATTGAGGAAGGCGTGGAGTTCTTGCCAGTCAACAACACCAAGAAGGTTGAGAAGCGGGGCCCGAAGCGTTGGGTGGTGCTGGTGGCCGTGCTGGTCGGCTTATTCTTGCTTTCTCTCGTGGCCTGTTTCCTGGTGTGGCACTTCCAGT ACAGGAACGTGCGAGTTCAGAAGGTCTTCAATGGCTACTTGAGGATCACAAATGAGAACTTTCTGGATGCCTATGAGAACTCCAGCTCCACAGAGTTTGCAAACCTGGCCAACAAGGTGAAGGAAGCG cTGAAGGTGCTATACAGTGGGGTGCCATCCCTGGGCCCCTACCACAAGAAGTCGGCTGTGACTGCTTTCAG TGAGGGCAGCATCATTGCCTACTACTGGTCCGAGTTCAGCATCCCCAAGTACCTGGTGGAGGAGGCCGAGCGCGCCATGGCCGAGGAGCGTGTGGTCACTCTGccgccccgcgcccgcgcccTCAGCTCCTTTGTGCTGACCTCCGTGGTGGCCTTCC CCACTGACCCCAGAACAGTACAGACCGCCCAGGACA ACAGCTGCAGCTTCGCCCTGCACGCCCGGAGCGGGGAGCTGACCCGCTTCACCACGCCCGGCTTCCCCGACAGCCCGTACCCGGCTCGGGCCCGCTGCCAGTGGACCCTGCGGGGGGATGCCGACTCCGTGCTGAGACTCACCTTCCACAGCTTTGATGTCGCGTCCTGTGACGACCGTGGCAGTGACCTGGTCATGGTGTACGACACCCTGAGCCCCGTGGAGCCCCGTGCTGTGGTGCA GCTGTGTGGCACCTACCCGCCCTCCTACAACCTGACCTTCTTCTCCTCCCAGAACGTCCTGCTCGTCACGCTGATCACCAACACCGAGCGGCGACACCCTGGCTTTGAGGCCACGTTCTCCCAGCTGTCCAAGCTGAGCA GCTGTGGAGGCTCCCTACGTGGCACCCACGGGACATTTAGCAGCCCCTACTATCCAGGCCACTACCCACCCAACATGAACTGCACGTGGGACATCCAG GTGCCCAACAACCAAAATGTGAAAGTGCTCTTCAAGCTTTTCTACTTGGTGGAGCCCAACATTCCCCCGGGCTCCTGCCCCAAGGACTACGTGGAAGTCAACGGGGAGAA GTACTGCGGAGAGAGGCCCCAGTTCGTGGTCACCAGCAAGAGCAGCAAGATCACTGTGCGCTTCCACTCGGATCAGTCCTACACCGACACGGGCTTCCTGGCCGAGTACCTCTCCTACGATTCCAGTGACC CATGCCCGGGCAAGTTCATGTGTAACACCGGGAGGTGTATCCGGAACGAGCTGCGCTGTGACGGCTGGGCTGACTGCACGGACTACAGTGACGAGCTCAACTGCC AGTGCAACGCCACCTACCAGTTCATGTGCAAGAACAAGCTTTGCAAGCCCCTCTTCTGGTTGTGTGACAGCGTCAATGACTGTGGGGACAACAGCGACGAGCTGGAGTGCA GCTGTCCAGCTCAGACCTTCAGGTGTGGCAATGGGAAGTGCCTCCCCCAGAACCAGCAGTGTGACGGGACTGACAACTGTGGCGATGGCTCCGATGAGGCCATGTGTGACCTCG TGAGAACCGTTGCCTGCACCAAACACACCTATCGCTGCCACAATGGGCTCTGTTTGAGCAAGAGAAACCCTGAGTGTGATGGGAAGAAGGACTGTAGTGACGGCTCAGATGAGAAGGATTGTG ACTGTGGGCTGCGGTCATTCACCAGGCAGTCTCGGGTGGTCGGGGGCACGAATGCAGACGAAGGTGAGTGGCCCTGGCAGGTCAGCCTCCATGTCCAGAGCCAGGGCCATGTGTGCGGGGCTTCGATCATCTCTCCCAACTGGATGGTGTCGGCAGCTCACTGCTTCATCGATGACAGAGATTTCAG GTACTCTGACCACAAAATGTGGACCGCCTTCCTGGGCCTGCACGACCAGAGCAAGCGCAGCGCCACTGGGGTGCAAGAAATTGGGCTCAAGCGCATCATCACCCACCCTTTCTTCAATGACTTCACCTTCGACTATGACATTGCAGTGTTGGAGCTGGAGAAGCCAGCCGAGTACAGCAGCACAGTGAGGCCCATCTGCCTGCCGGAATCCTCACACACCTTCCCTGCCGGCAAGGCCATCTGGGTCACGGGCTGGGGCCACACCCAGGAAGGAG GCTCAAGCGCGCTGATCCTGCAGAAGGGCGAGATCCGCGTCATCAACCAGACGACCtgtgagagcctgcttccgcaGCAGATCACCCCCCGCATGATGTGCGTGGGCTACCTCAGCGGCGGCGTGGACGCCTGCCAg GGCGACTCCGGGGGCCCCCTGTCCAGCGTGGAAGCCGACGGGAGGATTTTCCAGGCTGGTGTGGTGAGCTGGGGTGATGGCTGCGCTCAGAGGGACAAGCCCGGCGTTTACACAAGGCTCTCTGAATTTCGGGACTGGATTAAAGAGCAGACTGGGGTGTAG